One window of Aspergillus oryzae RIB40 DNA, chromosome 3 genomic DNA carries:
- a CDS encoding uncharacterized protein (predicted protein), translating to MPKSSKDRVEQEGRILLAISALNKQKILLLDQYRAAPRYTHRVQITIIQYRIQPNDIYNFNKISFTIGLISTTKIPRNQKWITSIKYIGSRKSLPPYLIFKGKRLFIPFTISHIVSQYRLLILDSHNSYLTPQFNDIYSQNNIIPLYISIHSSYLLQPLNIDYFSPLKRAYGQLIKNKIRLGFNHINKLNFFKAFCHRNDNDHAR from the exons ATGCCTAAAAGCTCTAAAGATCGAGTGGAGCAGGAAGGCAGAATCCTATTAGCTATTTCAGCTTTAAATAAGCAAAAA ATTCTATTGCTAGATCAATATAGAGCAGCTCCTCGGTATACACAC CGTGTACAGATCACTATAATACAGTATAGGATTCAACCAAACGATATTTATAACTTTAATAAAATTAGCTTTACAATaggcttgatatctactactaaaaTA CCAAGAAATCAGAAATGGATTacttctattaagtatatcGGCTCTAGAAAATCTCTTCCAccttatcttatttttaaagGCAAA CggctatttataccttttactaTTAGCCATATAGTTAGTCAATATCGtcttttaatactcgatAGCCACAATAGTTATTTAACACCTCAGTTCaacgatatatatagtcaaaacaatattatacctctctatatatctatacaCTCGTCTTAtctacttcagccgcttaATATAGACTACTTTAGCCCTTTAAaacgcgcgtacggacaactaattaaaaataagataagaTTAGGCTTTAACCATATCAATAAACTTAACTTTTTTAAAGCCTTttgtcacagaaatgataacgatcatgcaaggtga
- a CDS encoding uncharacterized protein (predicted protein): protein MAEETQVLSIQQRIAALNQAQVGQSPQAAASPLLGAQPTPFASRPAPSRQQTINNPPVNSHDSLGDRNEPTGAQPKPVPRPPPIPVQKPRAPPPLPARKASTESAPALPPRRPSGFSRKESRESLGSDVSHSTSTSAGRATIASTTSNNSDTIRSVRAPAWGAKLPPLPPKRQDTKTVQPPPRPRPSPANSSRSLSQGRPSLPPRRESTNSTSTNGNRSTSRPPPPLPSRINSDKSPGPSADTNGKQSTRKLPPPPPSSAALEKIQSSGLAGINRNTENSGKGTNGSVQEPQPNGVPPPVPRATRPDVDLAKLQATKPRLCKTTHSATAPSTMCLKCRDFSAPDAHAAQYPRESLPSYDLAWLARELTAPFPSPTDKARALFTWFHHNIEYDVHSFFNKCVKPSTPAGTLASGLAVCEGYASLFATLATHAGLEAVVVAGHGKGYGYDAPAPGSPIPPVSATGHAWSAVRIDNGQWKLLDACWGAGVVQGPGLPYKKQFNPAMFTDSNDEFGLRHFPSNRSHFFRDDGRPEITWEEYILGNPNSPLSAEQPTIFGDAQNHSIGERSFRPAAKQISIHDPSPLRFQFNLICEHWTLEHHTRAKPGLFLLMVHGLDGRQDDRLPFTHVRGSGPGGGGDFWYVDVPNAKILGAPGQKLAIAVLTSFGDRKDARGVTAEEYRQQVGRVGMAWAYIAEWQLV from the coding sequence ATGGCAGAAGAGACACAGGTCCTTTCCATCCAGCAACGGATCGCCGCCCTGAACCAGGCGCAGGTCGGACAAAGCCCTCAGGCTGCCGCATCCCCGTTACTCGGGGCGCAACCAACCCCTTTCGCATCGCGTCCAGCCCCTTCGCGACAGCAAACGATCAATAATCCTCCAGTCAATTCCCATGACTCTCTTGGTGATAGAAACGAGCCAACCGGGGCGCAACCAAAACCTGTGCCCAGGCCACCACCAATACCTGTTCAGAAACCAAGGGCCCCTCCACCGTTGCCGGCTCGAAAGGCGTCAACTGAATCAGCACCAGCGCTACCACCACGAAGACCGTCAGGGTTCTCTCGAAAGGAATCTAGGGAGTCCCTAGGCTCGGATGTGTCCCATTCAACGTCTACAAGTGCGGGGAGGGCTACAATAGCATCGACCACGTCTAATAACTCGGATACCATCCGCAGTGTACGTGCGCCTGCATGGGGTGCAAAATTGCCTCCTTTGCCACCGAAAAGACAAGATACGAAAACCGTTCAACCGCCCCCACGACCGAGACCATCACCTGCAAATAGCAGCAGAAGCCTCTCGCAGGGTCGCCCCTCACTACCCCCTCGGCGAGAGTCGACCAACAGCACGTCAACTAATGGAAACCGCTCTACCTCTCGGCCTCCTCCGCCATTACCTTCTAGAATAAATAGCGACAAGTCACCTGGACCAAGTGCAGACACAAATGGCAAGCAATCAACGAGAAAATTGCCACCGCCGCCCCCCTCGAGTGCtgctctggagaagattcaAAGTTCAGGGCTTGCAGGGATAAACCGGAACACCGAGAACTCTGGGAAAGGGACGAATGGTAGTGTACAAGAGCCGCAGCCGAACGGGGTGCCACCCCCAGTTCCCAGAGCGACACGTCCAGATGTCGACCTCGCCAAACTTCAGGCGACTAAACCTCGCCTTTGTAAAACCACGCATTCAGCTACGGCACCGAGCACAATGTGCTTGAAGTGCCGCGATTTCTCGGCGCCTGATGCTCATGCAGCGCAATATCCTCGCGAGTCACTGCCGTCTTACGACTTGGCATGGCTGGCGAGGGAACTGACAGCGCCGTTTCCTTCCCCCACTGATAAAGCGAGGGCCTTGTTCACTTGGTTCCACCATAATATAGAATACGATGtgcattccttcttcaacaaatgTGTAAAACCTTCCACGCCAGCGGGAACTCTAGCGTCAGGACTGGCGGTGTGTGAAGGATACGCCAGTCTATTTGCAACTCTCGCAACCCACGCTGGGCTCGAGGCGGTAGTAGTCGCTGGTCACGGCAAGGGCTATGGCTATGACGCTCCAGCTCCAGGCTCCCCCATACCACCGGTTTCGGCAACCGGACATGCCTGGAGTGCAGTGAGGATTGATAATGGACAGTGGAAGCTGTTGGACGCCTGTTGGGGTGCAGGTGTAGTTCAGGGTCCAGGCCTCCCTTACAAGAAGCAATTTAACCCGGCCATGTTCACCGACTCGAATGACGAGTTCGGGCTCCGACATTTCCCTTCCAACCGATCTCACTTCTTCCGGGATGATGGCCGGCCCGAGATCACTTGGGAGGAGTACATCCTGGGCAACCCGAACTCACCATTGAGTGCTGAGCAGCCGACAATCTTTGGCGACGCACAAAACCACAGCATAGGCGAACGGTCATTCCGTCCGGCGGCCAAGCAAATCTCCATCCACGACCCCAGCCCGCTCCGGTTCCAGTTCAATCTCATCTGCGAACACTGGACCCTGGAGCATCACACCCGAGCTAAGCCTGGGCTTTTCTTGCTGATGGTTCACGGCCTCGACGGTCGGCAAGACGACCGTCTCCCCTTCACCCATGTCCGGGGCTCCGGACCGGGGGGAGGCGGGGACTTCTGGTATGTCGATGTACCGAATGCCAAGATACTGGGTGCACCCGGTCAGAAGCTAGCCATCGCCGTACTTACCAGCTTCGGGGATCGAAAGGACGCACGGGGCGTGACCGCGGAAGAATATCGGCAGCAAGTCGGTCGGGTAGGAATGGCGTGGGCGTACATTGCGGAGTGGCAGCTGGTGTGA